The Burkholderia cepacia genome includes a region encoding these proteins:
- a CDS encoding cation:proton antiporter: MKSAFSFLPNWPLTPDAVFWAGLALFAAGLCGELCYRAWRLPRITGYAVIGLIAGSFGFGVIDASTDETSRLLIDVALGLLLFELGSRLDLRWIRRNPWLVASSLAEATLTFVLVLFVMLALGVSGMVALVLSAIAIATSPSMVIQLKTELRAEGQVSQRLITLTALNSVYAIVLTKLVTSWLHQEAYGNVFATILQPLYLLAGSFIVAYLVARSCNFLFRHMTSTMRDEHSFVALFGLVMLAIAVAQALKLSTLLTLLLAGIIVKNLEARPQLWPEHFGTAGWLLTVILFVLTLTSFTWGDIALGGLLAIVLIVTRLVAKLAGVVAFAKPSGIGMKQGIALGIALTPMSALSYLLVDDTYQLYPNFDPHLRAIVMCTIVILQLVSPFIVYRCLSAVGERSDSN; the protein is encoded by the coding sequence ATGAAGTCGGCGTTTTCATTCCTGCCCAACTGGCCGCTCACGCCGGATGCCGTGTTCTGGGCCGGGCTCGCGCTGTTCGCGGCCGGCCTGTGTGGCGAACTGTGCTATCGCGCATGGCGGCTGCCGCGCATCACCGGTTATGCGGTGATCGGTCTCATCGCCGGATCGTTCGGATTCGGCGTGATCGATGCCAGCACCGACGAAACCTCGCGGCTGCTGATCGACGTCGCGCTCGGCCTGCTGCTGTTCGAGCTCGGCAGCCGTCTCGACCTGCGCTGGATCCGGCGCAATCCGTGGCTCGTCGCGTCGAGCCTCGCCGAAGCCACGCTGACGTTCGTGCTGGTGCTGTTCGTGATGCTGGCGCTCGGTGTGTCGGGGATGGTCGCGCTCGTGCTGTCGGCGATCGCGATCGCGACGTCGCCATCGATGGTGATCCAGCTGAAGACCGAACTGCGCGCGGAGGGGCAGGTGTCGCAACGCCTCATCACGCTCACCGCGCTCAACAGCGTCTATGCGATCGTGCTGACCAAGCTCGTGACGAGCTGGCTCCACCAGGAAGCGTACGGCAACGTTTTCGCGACGATCCTGCAGCCGCTCTACCTGCTCGCCGGGTCGTTCATCGTCGCGTATCTCGTCGCGCGTTCGTGCAATTTCCTGTTCCGTCACATGACGTCGACGATGCGCGACGAGCATTCGTTCGTCGCGCTGTTCGGGCTCGTGATGCTCGCGATCGCGGTGGCCCAGGCACTGAAGCTGTCGACGCTGCTCACGCTGCTGCTCGCCGGCATCATCGTGAAGAACCTCGAGGCGCGTCCGCAGCTGTGGCCCGAGCATTTCGGCACGGCCGGCTGGCTGCTGACGGTGATCCTGTTCGTGCTCACGCTCACGTCGTTCACGTGGGGCGACATCGCGCTCGGCGGGTTGCTCGCGATCGTGCTGATCGTTACGCGGCTCGTCGCGAAGCTGGCCGGTGTCGTCGCGTTCGCGAAGCCGAGCGGCATCGGGATGAAGCAGGGCATCGCGCTCGGCATCGCGCTCACGCCGATGTCCGCGCTGTCGTACCTGCTCGTCGACGACACCTACCAGCTCTATCCGAATTTCGACCCGCACCTGCGCGCGATCGTGATGTGCACGATCGTGATCC